The window agtgccgcccccgtcgctcgaaaagggcccaatcctctaaatacggtcacttgttacgaatgtggccaaacgggccattataggaacgaatgcccgaagaagaaggcCAAACCCAACACACGCAaccgagccttcaacattaacaccgaggaagcccgggatgacaatgaactagtcacgggtacgtttcttctcaacaacacttatgttacttgtttattcgattcgggtgccgataagagttttgtatccaagactttgactcattcttttagcactccaccacttccactagataccacttataccattgaagtggccaacgggaaactattgagtgccgacacatactaccgggggtgtacgttaaacattttgggtaatgagtttgaaattgacttgatacccatggaactaggaagcttcgatgtaataatcggtatgaattggctagccaaaacgaaatctcacattctttgtgatcttaacgcaatccgaattcctatcgagaatggtgaacccttgattgtttatggcgataagagttgcaccgggctcaacctcattttgtgcattaaagttagaaaactactccgtaagggttgttttgcaatccttgctcacgttatgaaagtcgagtctgatgagaagcacatcgatgatgtgccaattgttagtgactattccaatgtatttcctgacgaattgccgggtcttccacctcatcgaccggttgaattccaaatcgatcttattccgggagccgaacCCGTAGTACGTgtgccatatagactcgctccatccgaaatgcaagaattgcaaagtcaaatccaagaactacttgatcgtgattttatccaacctagccattcaccttggggcgcttcgattttgtttgttaaaaagaaagatgggtccctacgaatgtgcattgattatcgtgaactaaacaaattgatggttaagaaccgatatccacttcctcgtatcgatgacctctttgatcaactacaagggtcttgtgtatattcaaaaatcgatctccgttcgggttatcatcaattaagggttaagggggaagatgtcttcaaaaccgctttccggactcgttatggtagttacgaatttcttgtaatgccatttggtctcactaacgcaccggcggtgttcttggatcttatgaaccgcgtgtgcaaaccgtatctcgacaaatttgttatcgtgttcatcgatgatattttggtttattctaaaagcgaagaagaacacgaggaacacctccgacttgtgcttgaacttttgagacaagaacgactctatgccaaattctccaagtgtgaattttggttgaaggaagttcaatttcttggtcatgttgtaagtgaccaaggtattaaagtcgatccatcaaaaatcgaagccattagtaaatgggagactcctactactcctactcacattcgtcaattcttgggtctcgccggatactatcgtagattcatcaaagatttctctttggtcgctcgtcctctaaccgcgttaactcataaggggagaaaattcgtttgggcaaccgaacaagaatccgcatttcaaatcttgaaaacgaagctaaccatcgctcctatcttgtcacttcccgaaggcaacgatgattttgttgtgtattgcaacgcctcgaaacatggttttgggtgtgtgttgatgcaatgaatgaaagtcatttcttatgcttctcgacaactcaaaattcatgaacgaaactacacgacacatgatctcgagctcggagccgttgtctttgcacttaaaatgtggagacactatctttatggaaccaagagtactatctttaccgatcacaaaagtctccaacacatcttcgatcaaaagcaactaaacatgagacaacgaaggtggattgaaaccttaaacgattacgattgcgagcttcgttaccatcccggaaaggcaaatgtagtagccgatgccttaagttgaaaagaaagagcggtgcctcttcgtgtccgagctttaaacatcaccattcacacaaaccttaatagccaaattcaggtagcccaagatgaggctctcaaggatgaaaacgtttcacacgagctcttgaatattctcgtctctcgattcgaagttagggagaccggacttcgatatttcgccggaaggatttgggtgcctagatatgggggcctacgaagtcttattttagatgaagcccataagtcacgatactcgattcaccccggtgccaataagatgtaccacgaccttaaacaacaatattggtggccgaacatcaaaagggacgtagctacttatgtttccaagtgtttgacatctTCCAAACTCAAAGCCGaataccaaagaccgtccggactacttcaacaacccgagatcccgcaatgcaagtgggaaaggataacgatggattttatcacaaaactaccaaaaacgacgggcggttatgataccatttgggttattgttgaccgtctcaccaaatctgcacacttctttgccatgaaagaaacggacaaaatggagaaacttgcacaactttacattaaggagatcgtagcccgacacggtgtacctttatcgattatctccaaccgagatggccgttttgtttctagattttggcgtaccttgcaagaagctttgggaacgcgtttagacatgagcacaaaccgatgggcaaagcgaacgcacaattcaaaccttggaggacatgttacgagcttgcatggttgattttggaaaagcttgggacaagcacttacctctcgtcgagttctcttacaacaatagttatcacgcgagtattaaagccgcacattttgaagcgctatatggccgaaaatgtcgttcacctctttgttgggacgAAGTGggtgacgtacaaatcaccggacccgaactcattcacgaaaccaccgagaagatcgtacaaattcgagataggcttcggacagcccggagtcgtcaaaagtgctacaccgacaaaagacgcaacgacctcgaatttcaagtcggtgaccgagtaatgttaaaagttgcaccttggaaaggtgtaatccgttttgggaaacgcgggaagctaaatccgcggtatattggtcctttcgaaatcttggagcgtattgggaccgttgcttattgtttagatcttccgcctcaattgaactccgttcatcctaccttccatgtatctaacttgaaaaagtgtcttgccgaacccgatatcgtcatccctctcgaggaacttactattgatgacaaacttcattttgtggaagaaccggttgaaattgtgtacacctccgtcaagacgttgaaacaaagccgaattttgattgttaaagtccgttggaacgccaaaaggggacccgagtttacttgggaaaggcaagatcaaatgcaaaagaaataccctcactttttcccggttccggaaacgcaagatcccgaggaagaaacaacgattactacgcctgcttaaatttcgggacgaaatttcttttaaggagtaggtaatgtaacatcccgcctttttccatttacttttccgtttaattatttaaagtccgttatatgtttataatatCCCTCGTTAATacacgttttaaaaatatctcgtttaggtaattcacgcacccacaaccgaactcgagggactaaaattgccaaagtatcaaagaggtgactagctttttgactagtcaacccacctccccattttatttttcatttcatttccattttcattaaatactttccaaatttctctcaaatcttcaaacaaggaatcatcatctattttcaatcgatcaagcttcaatccaaacaaattacatatttggaatccttgcaacttcctctttgattccataccaatttcatcaagtttgggtaactttctaaaatcattagattttgtgttcttgatattttgaacttataaagttgttatttagtatctatggctcaagtctaacatgaatatacgatttatatgctcgatttcgttatttgaagtaactagcttgagtatgaactttggtgtgtttgatttggtgatttggttgcttgaatgttgttaaatattATAAATGCATATATTAAATATGTTCCtaatatcactagcttcaaatcgatgtgtaggttgcttgagaaaactccataaacttgattaatgattttggtgaatttgggttagggtttgatgagcttgaaatggatatttgatgcattgaataccatgaattattgttagtaagtagttagttgtcttgtatgcttgattatctacaaaacagcGTGTTTTATgtgtgcattaaatgcccgaatcataaatgtgcacttgtaagatttgaagcattaaatgtgtgcattgattgatcaattgatttgaaaagtcggttattgcaaataatgtttttggttggtgacatgtatttagttgtgttctttgtcaaattagctttccaacgatgtaaaatgcgtgtcgtaagagtttacggtttgtgatttatgtgaaaatgaagtttgatttgagacttggataattgagactgaccaggtaccagcacccgttgatcgccgcggcgcggcaatcctgggtcacggcgcgacatataacgtgttcaggttctgacctacatgtcaattatatgaaaaatgtttggcatactatggacctccgattcacatgagacttgttctaacatgcttatatatgaataactagcatagaaaaatagttcgagacccgacccgaacgtgttgactttttcgttgactttgaccgatcgaagttcgactttttgtcaaacttaaccaaatgattatgcaaccttcctaacttgtttctatacttgtatcttgcatgaaacttgacaatttgattcacatgctacataatcgagtcataacgagccataggactaattgaacttctttgatcaaacatgattatcaatattgatacaacctatttgtttaggtcaagactagcattgttctttgcacatgtcacttgtcgaagtacttatttacccttgcacttaaggtgagatcatagtcccactttttactcttttgaacttactcttgggatgagaaaacataaacgcttcttttaactaagtgaacacaagtacataaaaacaaacattctacatacgagtttagaacaaaaatcctcaattcgattatcattagttacacttgaccgtgtaagcgagaacttatgttatatggccatatgggtttgacaaaccctcattcggacagttcgctaccgttattcggatgaaatatatttttgggaaacagtgtatgttctaacactattgtgatggggtactattgaagaaaacgttaagccttgataattgggtgctcgtgaatattaacttttagaatgtattactatttatcaatgatgcaaatcttgtggttcgacgtacttttactcatttacttacttaaacctatgatttcaccaacgttttcattgacagatttctatttttttctcaggtccttgatcattaggtgatacatgcttccgcactttctttttgatacttgctttggatgtcgagtatacttgcatatgtggagcgtcttttgactactttaaactgtgtcgcacgtgtttcatttgtactttaaacatcgttatgtactagttatggaaactacttttgtaaactttgaaacatccacacttatgaaatgaatgcgacatattttcggtcaaactttatcttaaggacttatgaccatgtaatgggacctacgtagacggcgccgtcaaacatgatttggtcgggtcgctacacttatCATCAATATCATTATATCATGTCCAACACACACCACACACGAACCAACATGCACAACGCGTGATGCTCAATGTGTGATGCGCGTTGGGTGATATAAAAATAAATTATTATAGTATACTTATTTTAAATTTTCtatatataatacgtttaataGTTTGTTAACGTTTCCAAggcatattcttatatataattacttcgtaaattatttacatataactaaatcatataatatttattaaCGTGTTTCAAGTTATTACACAtatgcatatatttatatatacatatctatttacaaatagttgttcgtgaatcgtcggaaatagttgaagagtaattgcatatatgaaacagttcaaaattttgagactcaacattacatactttgcttatattgttggaataatataaagattaagtttaaatttggtcaaaaatttccgggtcgtcacatgcatCACATAGCAAAATCTCTCATGTTAATTTTTTTAAAGGGTGTTTCTTTAAGTTTTAAGGACAATTTTGTGATTCTTGTAATAAGGCGGAACTTTTACTCGTTTACCTTTCCCGATAAGTTCTATTAAAACAAATGAATGTGGAGACCATTTCTCACCAGAGCCAATTAATTTTTGACAATAGTTGACGATTATAGTCGTGCCGTGTGGATTTATTTGCTTAAAAACAAGCATGAGCCTAGCTAATGCTTAATAAATTTTCATAACATGGTCACTATGAAATTTGGTAAGACTATCAAAAGGATTAGATGTGACAATGGTGGGGAATTTGACTCTTATATGAACCAATTTTATGCCAAACAAGGGATCGTCCTAGAAACAATTAGTCCTTCCGACAATGAAATGGAAGATGTAACCTGAGGTTCACGTGCAaggaaatgaagaacaaactaatgaATATTAGATTGGTAACCACTCCGAAGAAAACATGAACTTGAAGGAGGGTGACTAGAAAAGAAGTGGTCACAAATAAAACATATGAAGGACTACCAAGTCGAGCTTCCCCCTTCGATCGACCGCACGCACCCCGTCACTAATTCAAGTTCCACGGCACATCCTTTATCAAATTACGTTTcctatgataatttttctaatgatCACAAAGCTTTCTTGTCGGCCATCGATTCACATGATGAGCCTAAAACCTTTTTCGAAAAAACTAAAAGTGAACAATGGAAAGAGGCAAAAAAACAGAGATAAAGGCTCTTGAACAAATGGAACATGGACACTCGAAACGCTACCACAAGAAAAGAAAGCCATCAATTCGAAGTGGCTGTACAAGGTTAAATTCACGGAGAGGTGGAAAGATACAAGGCAAGACTCATGGCAAAATGGTTCAAACAAATGGAAGGTGTTGATTATCACGACACTTTCGCACACGTTGCTAAATTAGTGACAATACGAACTCTGCTTGATGTGGCCGTCAATAGGCGATGAGAGATTCAATAGCTTGACGTGAATAATAATTCCTACACGGTGACTTATAGGAGGAAGTATATATGAAAGTGCCGCAAGGTTTTGAGAACAAAAACGAGACAAGAGTTTGTAAGCTCAAGAAAGcgatatatggtttgaaacaagcttcACGCAATTGGTATCATAAGTTCACAAGAACACTTGCTGACATTGGTTACGAACAATCAAAGGTTGACCATTCTTTGTTTATATACAAAAAGGATGGTGTGTTTGTGGCCGCACTTATATATGTTAATGATGTGATTCTTATGGGGAATGACAAACATCAAATTAAGAAGATAAAGTTGCACCTTCACGAGGAATTCAGCATAAAAGATCTTGGCACTTTACGATACTTCTTGGGTATAGAAGTAACAAGAACATCGAAAGGCTTGGTTCTTAGCCAACGAAAGTATACTTTAGATATACTAGAAGATAGTAGTTTGCAAGGGTGTCGTCCAAGCGTATTTCTGATGGAACCGAACCTAAAACTTGACAAGGGTGAggaagaagaaaagattgatgcaaacCAAAATCGAAGGCTCGTGGGTCACCTTTTGTATTCGCAAGCAACCCGTCCTGACATAGCATATTCAGTTAATGTTCTAAGTCAGTTCATTGCTGACCCTAGACATAATCATATGGAAGCAGTGACTCGAGTTCTTCGCTATCTCAAGGCCACAACAGTACAAGGCATTCTTTTACCCAAAGGAAGCAACATTAACCTAGAAGCATATTGTGACTCAGATTGGCTCAGGTGCCCATTTAGCATACGGTCACGAACTGGTTATTTACTCTTATTTAGAGGAGCTCCAATTTCTTGGAAGTCCAAGAAACAATCGGTTGTTTCACGCTCATACGCCGAAGCCGAATATCGAGCCATGTCTTTATCAGTTAGTGAAgtattgtgtgatgacccggagatttccgaccaaatttaaactaaattcttatttgatttcgacacgttaaacaaagtctagtAAATCTAATCTTaaaatgtttaatttttttttcatgaatgcatttgacctttgactgtttccgacgattcacgaataattatatgtaaatatataaatgtaagtatatatatatatataataattagaaaataataaaatataatttaaacattaaaatttaataggtaaaataagatataaataattaagttgtaattaaaaatggatctatatataaatatatgatttctatatatataagaataattatatgtatattttactatatgtgaaaatatatataaaaaaaaaacttaatactTACGATGACTtattatgtaatgtatatatatgtattaccTAAACAatgatatataatattataatgtaatatttttatgaatatagttgttatactattattattaacaatgcTTTCAttgtaaatgataaaattaatatttgTGTTACTGAtattaattgatttaataatatatatatatatatatatatatatatatatata of the Rutidosis leptorrhynchoides isolate AG116_Rl617_1_P2 chromosome 5, CSIRO_AGI_Rlap_v1, whole genome shotgun sequence genome contains:
- the LOC139849275 gene encoding uncharacterized mitochondrial protein AtMg00810-like, with the protein product MERGKKTEIKALEQMEHGHSKRYHKKRKPSIRSGCTRLNSRRGGKIQGKTHGKMEEVYMKVPQGFENKNETRVCKLKKAIYGLKQASRNWYHKFTRTLADIGYEQSKVDHSLFIYKKDGVFVAALIYVNDVILMGNDKHQIKKIKLHLHEEFSIKDLGTLRYFLGIEVTRTSKGLVLSQRKYTLDILEDSSLQGCRPSVFLMEPNLKLDKGEEEEKIDANQNRRLVGHLLYSQATRPDIAYSVNVLSQFIADPRHNHMEAVTRVLRYLKATTVQGILLPKGSNINLEAYCDSDWLRCPFSIRSRTGYLLLFRGAPISWKSKKQSVVSRSYAEAEYRAMSLSVHELINGLATAIDKIRSSPNSIDNEHW